Proteins from one Deltaproteobacteria bacterium genomic window:
- a CDS encoding permease, whose product MLAVFAACWFLPVDSERFLSAVGEGLKLTRWYAREHVLLCLVPAFFIAGAISVFVSQGSVMRYLGPAARKLVAYPVAAVSGTILAVCSCTVLPLFASIHQRGAGLGPATAFLYSGPAINVLAIILTARVLGLELGIARAVGAITFSVIIGLLMHLFFRKEEAARQAEGMVLMPVEERGRTLWQEGVYFAALVGILVFANWGAPAEKDTGVWTSVHSVKWIVTGGFALVLVFSLWRWFERDELGDWTESSWTFAKQIMPLLLAGVLVAGFLLGGPDGGRGVIPDEWVASMVGGNSLGANLFASVAGALMYFATLTEVPILEGLRSSGMGKGPALALLLAGPALSLPNMLVIRSVMGTRKTLVFIGLVIVLSTLAGLLYGALF is encoded by the coding sequence ATGCTGGCGGTCTTCGCCGCCTGCTGGTTCCTGCCGGTGGACAGCGAGCGCTTCCTGTCGGCGGTCGGCGAGGGCCTGAAGCTCACCCGGTGGTACGCCCGGGAGCACGTGCTGCTCTGCCTGGTGCCGGCCTTCTTCATCGCCGGCGCCATCAGCGTCTTCGTCAGCCAGGGCTCGGTGATGAGGTACCTCGGCCCGGCCGCGAGGAAGCTCGTCGCCTACCCGGTGGCCGCGGTCTCCGGCACCATCCTGGCGGTCTGCTCCTGCACGGTGCTGCCCCTCTTCGCGAGCATCCACCAGCGCGGCGCCGGCCTCGGCCCGGCCACCGCCTTCCTCTACTCCGGGCCGGCCATCAACGTGCTGGCGATCATCCTCACGGCGCGAGTGCTGGGCCTCGAGCTGGGCATCGCCCGCGCGGTCGGGGCGATCACCTTCTCGGTGATCATCGGCCTGCTCATGCACCTCTTCTTCCGCAAGGAGGAGGCCGCCCGTCAGGCCGAGGGCATGGTCCTGATGCCGGTCGAGGAGCGGGGCCGGACGCTCTGGCAGGAGGGCGTCTACTTCGCCGCCCTGGTCGGCATCCTGGTCTTCGCCAACTGGGGCGCTCCGGCCGAGAAGGACACGGGCGTCTGGACCAGCGTCCACTCGGTGAAGTGGATCGTCACCGGCGGGTTCGCCCTCGTCCTCGTCTTCTCCCTCTGGCGTTGGTTCGAGCGGGACGAGCTTGGCGACTGGACCGAGTCGAGCTGGACCTTCGCCAAGCAGATCATGCCGCTGCTCCTGGCTGGCGTGCTCGTCGCGGGCTTCCTGCTCGGTGGCCCCGATGGCGGCCGCGGCGTGATCCCCGACGAGTGGGTCGCCTCGATGGTGGGCGGCAACTCGCTGGGCGCCAACCTCTTCGCTTCGGTGGCGGGCGCCCTGATGTACTTCGCCACCCTCACCGAGGTGCCCATCCTGGAGGGGCTCCGCAGCTCGGGCATGGGGAAGGGACCCGCGCTGGCGCTGCTGCTCGCGGGTCCGGCGCTCTCCCTGCCCAACATGCTCGTCATCCGAAGCGTGATGGGCACCCGGAAGACCCTGGTGTTCATCGGGCTGGTGATCGTGCTCTCAACCCTCGCAGGTCTGCTCTACGGAGCGCTGTTCTAG
- a CDS encoding PilZ domain-containing protein, protein MNHDDGAPSFLDPESSLVPLSQLMRTLERDLVRTERTLDVLTLVVLEFDGCPSRPQELPVEVWGEAVRRLAGRIETCIRASDQAFGGHSGRFGLVLPGTPKDEALRVAERLRPRVPELFTDLPGEAADWTVSFGLAAYPGDAKEAGALWESAVEALDAARESGGNRSWLHQDDRRSARRVPVDLGAMVHPLGRDPVEARVVNLSEVGLALETTVTLPRGNLLEIRFEDGEGGELAACARVAWSRDTASGGQHLGVRFIETSSAHRFRLQRLLERARAAATESE, encoded by the coding sequence ATGAACCACGACGACGGAGCCCCGAGCTTCCTGGATCCCGAGAGCAGCCTGGTCCCCCTGAGCCAGCTCATGCGCACCCTCGAGCGAGATCTCGTCCGCACCGAGCGGACCCTGGACGTGTTGACCCTGGTGGTCCTCGAGTTCGACGGCTGCCCCTCGCGCCCGCAAGAGCTCCCCGTCGAGGTGTGGGGCGAGGCGGTCCGGCGCCTCGCCGGCCGGATCGAGACCTGCATCCGGGCCAGCGATCAGGCCTTCGGCGGCCACTCCGGGCGCTTCGGGCTGGTCCTCCCGGGCACGCCCAAGGACGAGGCCCTCAGGGTCGCCGAGCGCCTGCGGCCCCGCGTGCCGGAGCTCTTCACCGATCTCCCCGGCGAGGCCGCCGACTGGACCGTGAGCTTCGGCCTGGCCGCCTACCCCGGAGACGCCAAAGAGGCGGGGGCCCTGTGGGAGAGCGCCGTCGAGGCCCTCGACGCGGCGCGGGAGAGCGGGGGTAACCGCAGCTGGCTCCACCAGGACGACCGGCGGAGCGCCCGCCGGGTCCCGGTGGACCTCGGCGCCATGGTCCATCCCCTCGGCAGGGACCCCGTCGAGGCGAGGGTCGTGAACCTGAGCGAGGTGGGCCTGGCCCTCGAGACCACCGTGACGCTCCCGCGGGGCAACCTCCTCGAGATCCGCTTCGAGGACGGCGAGGGGGGAGAGCTCGCCGCCTGCGCCCGGGTCGCCTGGAGCCGGGACACCGCCTCCGGAGGCCAGCACCTCGGGGTCCGCTTCATCGAGACCAGCTCGGCGCACCGCTTCCGGCTCCAGCGCCTGCTGGAGCGGGCCCGCGCGGCCGCCACCGAGAGCGAGTGA
- a CDS encoding metalloregulator ArsR/SmtB family transcription factor: MPCSDDKVFKQQARVLKALANASRLKIVDRLSRGECSVGELTELVGSDRSTVSKHLAVLRSHGIVEDRREGNVVYYSLLTPCVMNFFSCATQVLEERS; this comes from the coding sequence ATGCCCTGTTCCGACGACAAGGTCTTCAAGCAGCAAGCGCGGGTGCTCAAGGCCCTCGCCAACGCCTCGCGCCTGAAGATCGTCGACCGGCTCTCCCGGGGGGAGTGCTCGGTCGGAGAGCTCACCGAGCTGGTCGGCTCGGACCGCTCCACCGTCTCCAAGCACCTCGCGGTGCTGCGCAGTCACGGGATCGTCGAGGACCGCCGGGAGGGCAACGTCGTCTACTACTCGCTCCTGACGCCCTGCGTGATGAACTTCTTCTCCTGTGCCACCCAGGTCCTCGAGGAGCGCAGCTGA
- a CDS encoding thioredoxin family protein, which produces MKVEILGTGCAKCQKLYRLVEQAVADTGSDAEVVKVEKMDEIMSYGVPFTPALVIDGTVKSVGNLPKPAQLEAWLREGAGQR; this is translated from the coding sequence ATGAAGGTCGAGATCCTGGGAACCGGATGTGCCAAGTGCCAGAAGCTCTACCGGCTGGTGGAGCAGGCCGTCGCCGACACCGGCTCGGACGCCGAGGTGGTGAAGGTCGAGAAGATGGACGAGATCATGAGCTACGGCGTGCCCTTCACGCCGGCCCTGGTCATCGACGGTACCGTGAAGTCGGTGGGCAACCTCCCGAAGCCCGCCCAGCTCGAGGCCTGGCTCCGGGAAGGCGCGGGCCAGCGCTGA
- a CDS encoding Nramp family divalent metal transporter — MREKLGILTLIGPGLLVAATGVGAGDLATASFTGSELGTAILWAVVVGAALKFVLNEGLARWQLATGETALEGAITRFGRGVGWVFLAYLLLWSFFVGSALMSACGVTLHALFPVFESAAAGKVVFGVASSLLGLLLVWRGGFALFEKVMGVTIGVMFVIVLFTAGRLWPGTGEVLEGLLLPSIPRFDDGGLAWTVALLGGVGGTVTILCYGYWIREKGRTEADLKLCRLDLAVGYGATALFGIAMVIIGSTLELSGSGSGLLVALSQKLAWRLCTGRGKGTIDVEGRPYRLYLLALTLLPMRRPGLQSSARPPTTWFRPAALAR, encoded by the coding sequence ATGAGAGAGAAGCTGGGAATCCTGACCCTCATCGGCCCCGGGCTGCTGGTCGCGGCGACCGGGGTGGGCGCCGGAGATCTCGCCACGGCGAGCTTCACCGGCAGCGAGCTGGGCACGGCCATCCTCTGGGCGGTGGTGGTGGGCGCCGCCCTGAAGTTCGTCCTCAACGAGGGCCTCGCCCGCTGGCAGCTCGCCACCGGAGAGACGGCCCTCGAGGGCGCCATCACCCGCTTCGGCCGCGGGGTGGGCTGGGTCTTCCTGGCCTACCTGCTGCTCTGGTCCTTCTTCGTCGGCTCGGCCCTGATGAGCGCCTGCGGGGTGACCCTCCACGCGCTCTTCCCGGTCTTCGAGAGCGCGGCCGCCGGCAAGGTGGTCTTCGGCGTCGCCTCCAGCCTCCTCGGCCTGCTGCTGGTGTGGCGAGGCGGCTTCGCCCTCTTCGAGAAGGTGATGGGCGTGACCATCGGGGTGATGTTCGTGATCGTCCTCTTCACCGCCGGGCGCCTCTGGCCGGGGACCGGCGAGGTGCTCGAGGGGCTCCTCCTGCCCTCGATCCCTCGCTTCGACGACGGGGGCCTCGCCTGGACGGTGGCGCTGCTGGGCGGGGTCGGGGGGACGGTGACCATCCTCTGCTACGGCTACTGGATCCGGGAGAAGGGCCGCACCGAGGCGGACCTGAAGCTCTGCCGCCTCGATCTCGCGGTGGGCTACGGCGCGACGGCCCTCTTCGGGATCGCGATGGTGATCATCGGCAGCACCCTCGAGCTCTCCGGGAGCGGCTCGGGCCTCCTGGTCGCCCTCTCCCAGAAGCTCGCCTGGCGGCTCTGCACCGGCCGCGGGAAGGGGACCATCGACGTCGAGGGGCGCCCCTATCGCCTCTACCTCCTGGCCCTCACGCTCCTGCCTATGCGGCGCCCCGGGCTTCAGTCCTCGGCGCGGCCGCCCACGACCTGGTTCCGCCCGGCGGCCTTGGCCCGGTAG
- a CDS encoding DUF4395 domain-containing protein: protein MHDHPEFHTFLSRPWWRQGQELPGSSVARVNETATRARAGLLNALSATTIGLLIFAPELDPVIYVGPYVIFDMFTAAAFGLTPFPPTGIVGTVATFRFRPTWKPAAPKRFAWILGGSLGVVCLTMRLLDFATVWLISVVAICFVLTWLEATLGFCVGCWMHSKLIGCEECDVPYRREAIQP, encoded by the coding sequence ATGCACGACCATCCCGAGTTCCATACCTTCCTGAGCCGGCCCTGGTGGCGACAGGGTCAGGAGCTGCCCGGATCAAGTGTGGCCCGGGTCAACGAGACCGCCACCCGGGCCCGGGCCGGGCTGCTCAACGCCCTCTCGGCCACGACCATCGGGCTGTTGATCTTCGCCCCCGAGCTCGACCCGGTGATCTACGTGGGCCCCTACGTGATCTTCGACATGTTCACGGCGGCCGCCTTCGGCCTGACGCCCTTCCCTCCCACGGGCATCGTCGGGACGGTGGCGACCTTCCGCTTCCGGCCGACCTGGAAGCCCGCGGCCCCCAAGCGCTTCGCCTGGATCCTCGGGGGCTCCCTCGGGGTGGTCTGCCTGACGATGCGCCTCCTCGACTTCGCCACCGTCTGGCTGATCTCGGTGGTGGCGATCTGCTTCGTGCTGACCTGGCTGGAGGCGACCCTCGGCTTCTGCGTCGGCTGCTGGATGCACTCCAAGCTCATCGGCTGCGAGGAGTGCGACGTGCCCTACCGGCGGGAGGCGATCCAGCCCTGA
- a CDS encoding cyclic nucleotide-binding domain-containing protein: protein MITREELASAPFFGALDEQEQALLAGVARRGSAAAGEAIFKAGERSRTLYVVIDGLVSLRQKARVGKAETTMAAGRPGEVIGVSAMLEGEGVHSVSGVCLEATEFIELDVPDLMKALEAEPAVGLRILRRLTLLLAERLAAARAQLGSQTREGLISHG, encoded by the coding sequence ATGATCACCAGGGAAGAGCTGGCGAGCGCCCCCTTCTTCGGCGCCCTCGACGAGCAGGAGCAAGCCCTGCTCGCGGGCGTCGCCCGCCGCGGCAGCGCGGCGGCGGGGGAGGCGATCTTCAAGGCCGGCGAGCGGAGCCGGACCCTCTACGTCGTGATCGACGGCCTGGTCTCCCTCCGGCAGAAGGCCCGGGTCGGCAAGGCGGAGACCACCATGGCCGCGGGGAGGCCCGGCGAGGTCATCGGCGTCTCGGCGATGCTGGAGGGCGAGGGCGTCCACTCGGTCAGCGGCGTCTGCCTGGAGGCGACCGAGTTCATCGAGCTCGACGTCCCCGACCTGATGAAGGCCCTGGAGGCCGAGCCCGCGGTGGGCCTGCGCATCCTGCGGCGCCTCACCCTCCTGCTGGCCGAGCGGCTGGCGGCGGCGCGGGCGCAGCTCGGAAGCCAGACCCGCGAGGGCCTGATCTCCCACGGCTGA
- a CDS encoding prepilin-type N-terminal cleavage/methylation domain-containing protein: MGRKFPGSGFTLIELMIVVAIIGLLAAIAIPNFVRFQAKARQSEAKSNLKALFSAEKAYYTEFDEYTSKILIVGFSPERPNRFAFYSGTAANSVDRTDPVGSEVAASNAEYVSVDTFKFATANPNPGWGSMPSVTWQSPVGTMTTLPGVQDEGLCPVCGFTAVAAGNLDDDSNVDTWFISTEDGTTGGTCPTGRIGEEASAPGGEPFNTYNDVNCP, from the coding sequence ATGGGTCGGAAGTTCCCGGGGAGTGGATTCACCCTCATCGAGCTCATGATCGTGGTGGCCATCATCGGCCTCCTCGCCGCCATCGCGATCCCGAACTTCGTTCGGTTCCAGGCCAAGGCCCGACAGTCCGAGGCCAAGAGCAACCTCAAGGCGCTCTTCTCGGCCGAGAAGGCCTATTACACCGAGTTCGACGAGTACACCTCCAAGATCCTGATCGTGGGCTTCAGCCCCGAGCGGCCGAACCGCTTCGCCTTCTACTCGGGGACCGCCGCGAACTCGGTCGATCGCACCGATCCCGTGGGCTCCGAGGTCGCGGCCAGCAACGCCGAGTACGTCTCGGTGGACACCTTCAAGTTCGCCACGGCCAACCCGAACCCCGGCTGGGGCAGCATGCCCTCGGTGACCTGGCAGTCGCCGGTGGGGACCATGACGACCCTGCCGGGCGTCCAGGACGAGGGGCTCTGCCCCGTCTGCGGCTTCACCGCCGTGGCCGCGGGGAACCTCGACGACGACTCGAACGTGGACACCTGGTTCATCTCCACCGAGGACGGCACGACCGGCGGCACCTGCCCCACCGGCCGGATCGGGGAGGAGGCGTCCGCCCCCGGCGGCGAGCCCTTCAACACCTACAACGACGTGAACTGCCCCTAG
- a CDS encoding radical SAM protein → MCNHDYKSGLLLQWHLTERCNLRCHHCYQEGYRGEELPYRDLLRILEQYHELLTRYGEERGQPELRGHVTLTGGEPFARKDLLELCEELARHRHRHSWALLTNDTLIDEERAARLRALRPSFVQVSIEGSRKVHDEIRGKGSHAQSVGGIRHLLGHGIRVFLSFTAHSGNLGEFRKVARLGQRLGVDRVWADRLIPEGQGSVGGLRSPAPEETRRFLRSMRRTQELMRKSWLIFPPEIAMHRTLQFLEGGERPYRCTAGKSLLTVLPDGTLVPCRRMPLPVGNLRSRSMTELYYQSPLLRELREPERNAEGCEGCLHARVCGGGLRCLSQAAHGSPYHADPGCWRARPSRAGRPLRVVA, encoded by the coding sequence ATGTGCAACCACGACTACAAGTCCGGCCTCCTCCTCCAGTGGCACCTCACCGAGCGCTGCAACCTGCGCTGCCACCACTGCTACCAGGAGGGCTACCGCGGCGAGGAGCTCCCCTACCGGGACCTGCTGCGGATCCTGGAGCAGTACCACGAGCTGCTCACCCGCTACGGAGAGGAGCGCGGGCAGCCGGAGCTGCGAGGCCACGTCACCCTCACCGGCGGCGAGCCCTTCGCCCGCAAGGATCTCCTCGAGCTCTGCGAGGAGCTGGCCCGTCACCGCCACCGGCACTCCTGGGCTCTCCTCACCAACGACACCCTCATCGACGAGGAGCGGGCAGCGCGCCTCCGGGCCCTCCGGCCGAGCTTCGTGCAGGTGAGCATCGAGGGGAGCCGGAAGGTCCACGACGAGATCCGGGGCAAGGGGAGTCACGCGCAGAGCGTCGGGGGCATCCGCCACCTGCTCGGACACGGGATCCGGGTCTTCCTCTCCTTCACCGCCCACTCGGGGAACCTGGGGGAGTTCCGGAAGGTCGCGCGGCTGGGGCAGCGGCTGGGGGTCGATCGGGTCTGGGCCGACCGGCTCATCCCCGAGGGGCAGGGAAGCGTCGGCGGGCTCCGCAGCCCCGCCCCCGAGGAGACCCGCCGCTTCCTCCGATCGATGCGGCGAACGCAGGAGCTCATGCGAAAGAGCTGGCTGATCTTCCCGCCCGAGATCGCCATGCACCGCACGCTGCAGTTCCTGGAGGGCGGCGAGCGTCCCTACCGCTGCACGGCGGGCAAGAGCCTGCTGACCGTGCTGCCCGACGGCACCCTCGTCCCCTGCCGCCGGATGCCCCTGCCGGTGGGGAACCTGCGCTCCCGGAGCATGACGGAGCTCTACTACCAGAGCCCGCTCCTGCGGGAGCTGCGGGAGCCGGAGCGCAACGCCGAGGGCTGCGAGGGCTGCCTCCACGCCAGGGTCTGCGGCGGCGGCCTGCGCTGCCTCTCCCAGGCCGCCCACGGCAGCCCCTACCACGCCGACCCCGGCTGCTGGCGGGCGCGACCGAGCCGCGCCGGGAGGCCCCTGCGTGTCGTCGCCTGA
- a CDS encoding TIGR04222 domain-containing membrane protein encodes MRVEDTLSRVREDLVERRLLQSAADEQRAAWITYLPMTVCLLLGSIKALLGLTLDRPMGILPFLLAGTAYLFAGILRPTSGKATTLGRRLLKHLREELRWMSASSSIDWASAGVDPALAVAVHGVGLLAVGASVQAAFAVSVNGGGGCGGGCGGGCGGCGGCGGCG; translated from the coding sequence CTGCGGGTGGAGGACACCCTCTCGAGGGTCCGCGAGGACCTCGTGGAGCGCCGGCTGCTGCAGAGCGCGGCGGACGAGCAGCGGGCGGCCTGGATCACCTACCTGCCGATGACGGTCTGCCTGCTCCTCGGGTCGATCAAGGCGCTCCTCGGCCTGACGCTCGACCGGCCGATGGGCATCCTCCCCTTCCTCCTGGCGGGGACCGCCTACCTCTTCGCCGGGATCCTGCGGCCCACCTCCGGGAAGGCGACCACCCTGGGCCGCCGGCTGCTGAAGCACCTGAGGGAGGAGCTACGCTGGATGAGCGCCAGCTCCTCCATCGACTGGGCGAGCGCGGGCGTCGATCCGGCGCTGGCGGTGGCGGTCCACGGGGTCGGCCTCCTCGCGGTGGGCGCCTCGGTGCAGGCGGCCTTCGCCGTCAGCGTGAACGGGGGTGGGGGCTGCGGAGGTGGCTGCGGCGGGGGCTGCGGCGGCTGCGGCGGCTGTGGGGGGTGCGGCTGA
- a CDS encoding diguanylate cyclase: MPGRHVLLVDDSASVRAVLRLELETLGFFVTEAIEVEAAREALAANDDIDAVLLDWHLPGTSGIDLLREWMAHPRYRWIPVLMITSDEDPARIREALSAGAVDFLHKPPDTLELHARLSSALRIKALHDELRTLAMHDSLTGLLNRRALDYRLEDEISRAIRYERDLSVALIDVDHFKQVNDTHSHSVGDRALVHVGSLLTQGLRRADTVARWGGEEFIVVLPETGLEDAVHAVDRMRQALVEAPCICGGKELPLTWSAGVASLSSLEDKHPSTLVDAADQALYRAKAAGRNQVVGGRAED, translated from the coding sequence ATGCCCGGTAGACACGTACTCCTCGTCGACGACTCGGCCAGTGTGCGGGCCGTGCTCCGTCTGGAGCTCGAGACCCTGGGCTTCTTCGTCACCGAGGCCATCGAGGTGGAGGCGGCCCGGGAGGCCCTGGCCGCCAACGACGACATCGACGCGGTCCTCCTCGACTGGCACCTGCCGGGGACCAGCGGCATCGACCTCCTGCGGGAGTGGATGGCCCACCCCCGCTACCGTTGGATCCCGGTGCTGATGATCACCTCCGACGAGGACCCGGCCCGGATCCGGGAGGCCCTCTCCGCCGGCGCCGTCGACTTCCTCCACAAGCCGCCGGACACCCTCGAGCTCCACGCCCGCCTCTCCTCGGCCCTGCGGATCAAGGCGCTCCACGACGAGCTGCGGACCCTGGCGATGCACGACTCGCTCACCGGGCTGCTGAACCGCCGGGCGCTCGACTACCGGCTCGAGGACGAGATCTCCCGGGCGATCCGCTACGAGCGCGACCTCTCGGTGGCCCTGATCGACGTCGACCACTTCAAGCAGGTCAACGACACCCACTCTCACTCGGTCGGCGACCGCGCCCTCGTCCACGTGGGCTCCCTGCTCACTCAGGGCCTGCGGCGGGCCGACACCGTCGCCCGCTGGGGTGGCGAGGAGTTCATCGTCGTCCTCCCCGAGACCGGCCTGGAGGACGCCGTCCACGCCGTCGACCGTATGCGCCAGGCCCTGGTCGAGGCGCCCTGCATCTGTGGGGGCAAGGAGCTGCCCCTCACCTGGAGCGCCGGCGTCGCCTCGCTCTCCAGCCTCGAGGACAAGCACCCCTCCACCCTCGTCGACGCCGCCGATCAGGCCCTCTACCGGGCCAAGGCCGCCGGGCGGAACCAGGTCGTGGGCGGCCGCGCCGAGGACTGA
- a CDS encoding response regulator has product MTTLNQTRAKPRSLVVDDCRTILALVSHLLKDAGYEVTTCENPILVPALIFREKIDLVLLDVRMPGLTGEWVAETVADKNRSGAARILFYSSEPEEHLKHLVESTGAAGYVQKSADDSTLLHTISRMLNQRGDA; this is encoded by the coding sequence TTGACGACTCTCAACCAGACTCGGGCCAAGCCGCGGAGCCTGGTGGTCGACGACTGCCGGACGATCCTCGCGCTGGTCTCTCACCTCCTCAAGGACGCGGGCTACGAGGTCACCACCTGCGAGAACCCGATCCTGGTCCCGGCGCTCATCTTCCGGGAGAAGATCGATCTGGTGCTCCTCGACGTGAGGATGCCCGGACTCACCGGGGAGTGGGTGGCCGAGACCGTCGCGGACAAGAACCGCAGCGGCGCCGCGCGGATCCTCTTCTACTCCTCCGAGCCCGAGGAGCACCTGAAGCACCTGGTCGAGTCGACCGGGGCGGCGGGCTACGTCCAGAAGTCGGCGGACGACAGCACCCTCCTCCACACGATCTCCCGGATGCTCAATCAGCGAGGCGATGCATGA
- a CDS encoding ECF-type sigma factor: MGESSRRGEIERLLAAIRGGDQKAKGELFALVSDELKRMAGNLMRREREGHTLQPTALVHEAYLRVFVKAPLPVIDRAYFFATQARAMRQILIDHARKRAAGKRPDARDRVPFDGVLQALESSLRFSVFDLAEAMDTLKALSPRQHEVVTLRFFGGLKWSEIAEALEVSVSSCEEDWQVARAWLHRQLKGTP, from the coding sequence ATGGGGGAGAGCAGCAGACGAGGCGAGATCGAGCGCTTGCTGGCGGCCATCCGCGGCGGCGACCAGAAGGCGAAGGGCGAGCTCTTCGCGCTGGTCTCGGACGAGCTGAAGCGGATGGCGGGCAACCTCATGCGCCGGGAGCGGGAGGGGCACACCCTCCAGCCCACGGCCCTGGTGCACGAGGCCTACCTGCGGGTCTTCGTGAAGGCGCCCCTGCCGGTGATCGATCGCGCCTACTTCTTCGCCACCCAGGCCCGGGCCATGCGGCAGATCCTCATCGATCACGCCCGCAAGCGAGCGGCGGGCAAGCGCCCCGACGCCCGGGATCGGGTCCCCTTCGACGGAGTGCTGCAGGCCCTGGAGAGCAGCCTGCGCTTCTCGGTCTTCGATCTGGCTGAGGCGATGGACACCCTGAAGGCCCTGAGCCCGCGTCAGCACGAGGTGGTCACCCTGCGCTTCTTCGGCGGTCTGAAGTGGAGCGAGATCGCCGAGGCCCTCGAGGTCTCGGTCTCCTCCTGCGAGGAGGACTGGCAGGTCGCCCGGGCCTGGCTCCACCGCCAGCTCAAGGGGACGCCATGA